In one window of Mastigocladopsis repens PCC 10914 DNA:
- a CDS encoding SDR family oxidoreductase, producing MKIVVIGGSGLIGKKLVSKLQELGHQAVAASPSSGVNAVTGEGLAEVLVGAQVVVDVTNSPSFEDTAVLEFFEKSSQNLLAAEADAGVAHHIVVSIVGADRILDSGYMRAKVAQEKLIQSAGIPYTIVRATQFFEFIETIIAQFPTDGQTVHLPPAFIQPIQSEDVVAALIDITLGAPVNGIIDLAGPERFRFEEIIRQFLSATHDSRQVVVDTHARYFGAALNDQLVPQGNSLIGSTRFEDWLNRSIA from the coding sequence ATGAAAATTGTTGTCATTGGTGGCAGTGGACTGATTGGTAAGAAGCTTGTCAGCAAGCTACAGGAGCTTGGGCATCAGGCGGTGGCAGCATCCCCTTCTTCAGGTGTCAACGCTGTTACAGGTGAGGGACTGGCTGAGGTGTTAGTGGGTGCTCAAGTTGTTGTCGATGTGACAAACTCACCGTCCTTTGAGGACACGGCAGTGTTGGAGTTCTTCGAGAAGTCATCCCAGAACCTGCTTGCGGCGGAGGCAGACGCTGGTGTGGCTCATCACATTGTAGTATCAATTGTCGGTGCCGATCGCATCCTTGATAGCGGCTATATGCGTGCAAAAGTCGCTCAGGAAAAGTTGATCCAGTCCGCAGGAATACCCTATACAATCGTCCGCGCTACGCAGTTCTTTGAGTTCATCGAGACGATCATCGCTCAATTCCCCACAGATGGGCAAACAGTTCACTTGCCCCCTGCCTTTATCCAGCCCATCCAGTCGGAGGACGTTGTTGCCGCGCTGATCGATATCACACTGGGAGCGCCAGTCAACGGCATTATCGATTTAGCGGGTCCAGAGCGGTTCCGTTTCGAGGAAATCATCCGCCAATTCCTGAGTGCAACTCACGACTCACGTCAGGTGGTTGTAGACACTCACGCCCGTTACTTTGGTGCAGCGTTGAACGATCAGCTCGTTCCGCAGGGCAACTCGCTCATCGGCTCGACCCGTTTCGAGGACTGGCTCAACCGCTCTATCGCTTAA
- a CDS encoding cupin domain-containing protein: protein MFTLIFSRVAFMTLSIFTALSIFATLPVFAASANDLSADTSNDTSKVTLVFDHALLNVPGKSVKGLLVEYAPGGSTPAHIHAASAFVYATVLEGAIRSKINDNPEQVYHAGENFFEVPGDHHRVSANASDTQPMRMLAVFVVDTNEENLTTPEDE from the coding sequence ATGTTTACTCTTATTTTCTCGCGAGTTGCATTCATGACTCTCTCCATATTCACAGCGCTCTCCATATTCGCAACTCTACCCGTATTCGCAGCTTCAGCCAATGATTTATCTGCTGATACGTCTAATGATACGTCTAAGGTAACGCTGGTCTTTGATCACGCCCTTCTCAACGTGCCTGGAAAGAGTGTGAAAGGCTTGCTGGTCGAATATGCCCCAGGTGGCTCAACACCCGCACATATCCATGCAGCCTCGGCTTTTGTCTATGCAACAGTGCTGGAAGGTGCGATTCGTAGCAAAATCAATGATAATCCGGAGCAGGTGTATCACGCTGGTGAGAACTTTTTTGAAGTACCGGGCGATCATCATCGTGTCAGCGCAAATGCCAGTGATACTCAACCCATGCGTATGCTAGCCGTCTTTGTCGTCGATACCAATGAAGAGAACCTGACCACACCGGAGGACGAGTAA
- a CDS encoding VOC family protein, with amino-acid sequence MKLEVVVLPVSDVDRSKDFYKTLGWRLDADFVTSKDFRVVQLTPPGSEASIIFGKGITLAAPGSVQGLYLIASHPQDQVAHRVPVANINLARAPNSLP; translated from the coding sequence ATGAAACTCGAAGTTGTGGTATTGCCCGTTTCCGATGTTGATCGCTCCAAGGACTTCTATAAAACGTTGGGATGGCGGTTGGATGCCGACTTCGTCACTAGTAAGGACTTCCGGGTGGTGCAGTTAACCCCTCCTGGCTCGGAAGCCTCAATCATCTTCGGTAAAGGAATTACGTTAGCTGCGCCAGGTTCAGTTCAGGGTCTGTACCTCATAGCTTCTCATCCTCAGGATCAAGTTGCACACCGGGTTCCAGTCGCCAATATAAATCTGGCACGAGCACCAAATAGCCTGCCTTAG
- a CDS encoding dienelactone hydrolase family protein, with the protein MTTQNVTIPALSEGSFSAYLAAPSTQPRAGIVLIQEVLGVNNNMRQTADDYAKAGYLVLVPDLYWRLEPGVQLDPEDEKL; encoded by the coding sequence ATGACAACTCAAAATGTAACCATTCCAGCCTTGTCCGAGGGCAGCTTTAGCGCCTATCTAGCAGCACCCAGTACTCAGCCTCGTGCAGGAATTGTGCTGATTCAAGAAGTTCTTGGGGTCAATAATAATATGCGACAGACTGCCGATGATTATGCTAAGGCAGGCTATTTGGTGCTCGTGCCAGATTTATATTGGCGACTGGAACCCGGTGTGCAACTTGATCCTGAGGATGAGAAGCTATGA
- a CDS encoding alpha/beta fold hydrolase translates to MTTFRTIAIDGLDIFYREAGSRNNPTILLLHGFPTSSHMFRNLMPALADRFHLVALDYPGYGNSSMPTVNEFDYTFDHLAQIVEKFITAIDLKRYSLYVMDYGAPIGYRIAAKYPERVEALIVQNGNAYEEGLGEFWNPIKAYWKDRSPENADKLKHLVTLEATKWQYTNGVRNLEAISPDTWNMDQLFLDRPGNDEIQLALLYSYGTNPPLYPQWQEYLRKYQPPTLIVWGQNDYIFPADGAHPYKRDLKDVEFHLLDTGHFALEEDGEAIATHIRQFLTSRLQPIPA, encoded by the coding sequence ATGACCACATTTCGCACGATCGCAATCGATGGTTTAGATATCTTTTATCGAGAAGCTGGCTCCCGTAATAATCCAACGATTCTGCTGTTGCACGGCTTCCCGACCTCATCTCACATGTTCCGCAATCTAATGCCTGCGCTTGCCGATCGCTTCCATCTAGTTGCACTTGATTATCCTGGCTACGGCAACAGTTCGATGCCAACCGTGAATGAGTTTGACTACACGTTTGATCACTTGGCACAGATCGTGGAGAAATTTATTACAGCTATCGATCTCAAGCGATATAGCCTTTACGTGATGGATTATGGTGCTCCCATTGGCTATCGGATTGCGGCTAAATATCCAGAGCGAGTTGAAGCACTCATTGTCCAAAACGGGAATGCCTACGAGGAAGGTCTCGGCGAATTTTGGAACCCGATCAAGGCGTACTGGAAAGACCGTTCTCCTGAAAATGCTGACAAGCTCAAACACCTTGTCACACTCGAAGCAACGAAGTGGCAATATACCAACGGCGTTCGCAACCTTGAAGCGATCAGCCCGGATACCTGGAACATGGATCAACTCTTCCTTGATCGCCCCGGAAACGATGAGATTCAACTGGCGCTGCTTTATAGCTATGGCACGAATCCACCATTATACCCGCAATGGCAGGAGTATCTCCGCAAATATCAACCCCCCACCCTGATTGTTTGGGGTCAGAACGACTACATCTTCCCTGCCGATGGCGCTCATCCCTACAAGCGCGATCTGAAAGACGTTGAGTTCCATTTACTAGATACCGGACACTTTGCTTTGGAAGAAGATGGGGAGGCGATCGCCACTCATATCCGTCAATTTCTCACGTCACGGCTGCAACCCATCCCTGCCTAA
- a CDS encoding MOSC domain-containing protein, with amino-acid sequence MKLISVNVGLPREVTWKGKTVSTGIFKQPVSERVMVRSLNLDGDKQADLTVHGGADKAVYVYPFEHYDYWRGELPDTELPLGIFGENFTTTGLREEELNIGDRFGIGTVKLMVTQPRLPCYKLGIRFGRPEMVKRFLASRRTGFYFRVLQEGEIGVGDTLELLSRDDNNITVADITQLYVREEDNPELLHRAAQLEALPKSWRDYFQQ; translated from the coding sequence CTGTCAACGTAGGACTTCCGCGTGAAGTGACCTGGAAAGGAAAAACCGTTAGTACTGGAATTTTCAAACAGCCAGTCAGCGAACGGGTGATGGTGAGATCGCTCAATTTAGACGGTGATAAGCAAGCTGATCTCACCGTTCATGGAGGAGCAGACAAAGCAGTCTATGTCTATCCGTTCGAGCATTACGATTACTGGCGAGGTGAATTGCCAGACACAGAGCTACCGTTAGGCATCTTTGGTGAAAACTTCACAACTACTGGGCTGAGAGAAGAAGAATTGAACATTGGCGATCGCTTTGGAATCGGCACTGTCAAACTGATGGTGACACAACCTCGCCTACCCTGCTACAAACTTGGAATTCGGTTTGGACGACCGGAGATGGTTAAACGTTTTCTTGCGAGTCGTCGCACCGGATTTTACTTTCGTGTTTTGCAAGAGGGCGAAATCGGAGTCGGAGACACTCTAGAGTTGTTGAGTCGGGATGATAACAATATCACTGTTGCCGATATCACTCAACTTTATGTGCGTGAGGAAGACAATCCAGAGTTACTCCACCGCGCTGCTCAACTTGAAGCCTTACCCAAAAGTTGGCGTGACTATTTCCAGCAGTAG